From a single Thermothielavioides terrestris NRRL 8126 chromosome 3, complete sequence genomic region:
- a CDS encoding uncharacterized protein (Contains conserved domain zf-MYND [pfam01753].), whose amino-acid sequence MPTPRVLESATRVHVGRFRPAQNLAEHLPQGVDADILVLGCGDVRDILYTSSVEQGLPEPRNVLFLTLVLDDDDDVSLEQLWNIYYHFYLDEPDLLILCNQAQKLLSLSQSLQAWHASPYGATLRFCDETTLSLVHSIWAKYADAARFSKPWDKQHWEPFEDNLRAARLRKHCTVRASKQDVARSCGPLATQLADKLLFAANQHWERGLAGSVALPDLRKKETPEIPNPVFAIPLMIPSASLKYPTDPLLSFHLAAAHAKLTELSPLRLEEEEHSHLDSQDRLLQMALMQFDDWTDAFINAAPRTVVRFTASEAFAFCYTLRYNLQTGATCAQWYRGKLGFDVLQLAESEYGPGGKAPKQFDVVDTSTLPDDAGVLNWLVSAGPMLKDAPSSTLYTENPHNMSLSSVFEDELVYTTTTFSSLLGLVPAEHWTNASATSRFDEVWTAWSDRKAPVEAKTVCIAFRNAWKLNKYMVGEQPNTANLHTKFDDVLDFASKVFTSLFGIHEREGPARRQDLKHLIAQTPPWLQHTEDTMAALVNAMGDEARLNLTELRERYVGRLVSAQLGMRATCHISAFIHESSPDLPLGLLDSWVSRVDKRQPAFRNWSQRPRTVAVTVVIPREHWAAVKPLSRGGGDYREWCSALMSGHIRYFGKKDDNGGDMAATFSDVQICFGAVKTEGARDRDDFTVSVEEDKDGWNGTSPMVISFYVPTELVDAMYNEACVGMGLLRTTRNSQGWEEELEESVVVSEVECFDENRVFLSKYRPGQTGYAVTEGILRDLQRKSETSAERNAAASPMFTANYHMEWLKIDTITGRLDITSAQGKQLLADKVPIVRRQSSPYTIDIVFGKKTLVLPLSFPLPVLADGAKLRVARKSAYIEVVAPIAQPSTSPEVLEDYMLPTALLQPSGIPATLNIPHLNLDRLPILALDDKSRTRFLTTLTSLTFSSRERRLRARTTGNNNKNSSNNNNGLSSSARLNFKESLFTIFMLASGLQGGQTGLFALTHPQRGGVHMLLFASAVRLDGAHGSVVLDAAVLPLTKDLVAGGELAEFLLLLRALECCSLTVDDAELRLWKRALPALAERCRTWRHDEATCEYVRAGKAPVSLDDGARVLCSCGEGKLPADFMPLPEWETVAKKYATRVAISPVYASVLVEELIDPALARAVATGEALGDGSGDVMKACRNCGKTEEQDGVRLKRCLRCLEVAYCSNVCQKLDWKKHRMECEEAEVYVHGNK is encoded by the exons ATGCCCACACCCCGGGTCCTCGAATCGGCCACTCGGGTCCACGTGGGCAGGTTTCGCCCAGCTCAGAACCTTGCAGAACATCTGCCCCAGGGCGTCGACGCAGACATCCTAGTTCTCGGCTGCGGGGATGTTCGCGACATCCTGTACACCTCGTCCGTCGAGCAGGGGCTCCCAGAGC CGCGAAATGTCCTGTTCCTCAcgctcgtcctcgacgacgacgacgacgtctcGTTGGAACAGCTGTGGAACATCTACTACCACTTCTACCTCGACGAGCCTGATCTGTTGATCCTCTGCAACCAGGCCCAGAAACTGCTCAGCCTTTCCCAGTCCCTGCAAGCCTGGCACGCGAGCCCCTACGGAGCGACCTTGCGCTTCTGCGACGAGACCACCCTGTCTCTCGTCCACAGCATCTGGGCCAAATACGCGGACGCCGCCCGTTTCTCCAAGCCCTGGGACAAACAGCACTGGGAACCCTTCGAGGATAATCTGCGAGCGGCGCGACTGAGGAAGCATTGCACCGTCCGCGCCTCCAAGCAGGATGTCGCCCGCTCCTGCGGGCCCTTGGCAACGCAGCTTGCCGACAAGCTGCTCTTCGCCGCCAACCAGCACTGGGAGCGGGGCTTGGCCGGCTCCGTCGCTCTCCCAGATCTTCGCAAGAAGGAGACACCCGAGATCCCAAACCCCGTGTTTGCGATCCCACTCATGatcccctccgcctccctcAAGTACCCGACCGATCCACTGCTCAGTTTccatctcgccgccgcccatgccaAGCTCACCGAGCTATCTCCGCTTCGgctggaagaagaggaacACAGCCACCTTGACTCGCAGGACAGGCTGTTGCAGATGGCCCTCATGCAGTTCGATGACTGGACCGACGCATTCATCAACGCCGCGCCGAGGACCGTCGTCCGGTTCACAGCCTCCGAAGCCTTTGCCTTCTGCTACACTCTCCGATATAACCTGCAGACCGGTGCCACGTGCGCTCAGTGGTACCGCGGGAAGCTCGGCTTCGACGTGCTTCAGCTGGCTGAATCGGAGTATGGTCCCGGCGGCAAGGCTCCGAAGCAGTTTGACGTTGTCGACACGTCCACCCTCCCCGACGACGCTGGCGTTCTGAATTGGCTGGTCTCCGCTGGCCCTATGCTGAAGGATGCGCCGTCTTCGACTCTGTATACAGAGAACCCCCACAACATGAGCTTGTCGAGTGTCTTCGAGGATGAGCTCGTCTATACAACCACGACGTTCTCTTCCCTCCTCGGGCTGGTGCCGGCGGAGCATTGGACGAACGCAAGCGCAACATCAAGATTCGATGAGGTCTGGACCGCTTGGTCTGACCGAAAGGCGCCAGTAGAAGCTAAGACGGTGTGCATCGCATTCCGTAACGCGTGGAAGCTGAACAAGTACATGGTTGGAGAGCAGCCAAACACCGCAAACCTGCACACTAAATTCGACGACGTGCTCGATTTCGCTTCTAAGGTGTTCACCTCCCTGTTCGGAATACATGAGCGGGAGGGGCCTGCACGTCGGCAAGATCTGAAGCACCTGATTGCCCAGACGCCGCCGTGGCTCCAGCATACCGAAGACACTATGGCCGCTCTTGTCAATGCGATGGGCGATGAAGCACGATTGAATCTGACTGAGCTTCGCGAGCGCTACGTGGGACGCCTCGTCTCCGCCCAGCTAGGCATGCGGGCGACGTGTCACATCTCCGCCTTCATCCACGAGTCGTCGCCCGATCTTCCACTTGGCTTGCTGGACTCTTGGGTGTCGCGGGTGGACAAGCGGCAGCCTGCGTTTCGGAACTGGTCCCAGCGCCCCCGAACGGTTGCTGTCACCGTGGTAATTCCCCGGGAACATTGGGCAGCGGTGAAGCCGCTGTCGAGGGGTGGGGGTGACTATAGGGAGTGGTGCAGCGCCCTGATGTCCGGCCATATTCGATACTTTGGCAAGAAAGACGACAATGGTGGTGATATGGCCGCAACGTTCTCGGACGTGCAAATCTGCTTCGGCGCCGTCAAGACCGAGGGCGCCCGCGACAGGGACGACTTCACCGTCTCTGTAGAAGAAGACAAGGACGGCTGGAACGGGACGTCGCCCATGGTCATTTCGTTCTACGTCCCCACGGAACTCGTCGATGCCATGTACAACGAGGCGTGCGTCGGCATGGGACTACTCCGTACCACGCGCAATTCTCAAGGATGGGAGGAGGAGCTTGAGGAGTCGGTGGTCGTCTCTGAGGTGGAGTGTTTCGACGAGAACCGCGTCTTCCTCTCGAAGTACCGGCCCGGACAGACCGGTTATGCCGTTACTGAGGGCATTCTGCGAGACTTGCAGCGGAAGTCGGAGACCTCGGCCGAGAGAAATGCAGCCGCATCACCAATGTTTACCGCCAACTACCACATGGAGTGGTTGAAGATTGACACCATCaccggccgcctcgacatCACTTCGGCTCAAGGCaagcagctgctggccgacaAGGTGCCGATCGTACGCCGCCAGTCGTCCCCGTACACGATCGACATCGTCTTTGGCAAGAAGACGCTGGTTCTGCCCCTCAGCTTCCCACTGCCCGTCCTCGCAGACGGCGCCAAGCTCCGCGTCGCCCGCAAGTCCGCCTACATCGAGGTCGTCGCGCCGATCGCGCAGCCAAGCACATCGCCCGAGGTCCTCGAGGACTACATGCTGCCCACGGCGCTGCTCCAGCCCAGCGGCATCCCCGCGACGCTCAACATCCCGCACCTCAACCTCGACCGGCTCCCGAtcctcgcgctcgacgaCAAGTCCCGCACGCGCTTCCTCACCACCCTCACCTCGCTGACCTTCTCGTcccgcgagcgccgcctgcgcgcgcgc ACCAccggcaacaacaacaaaaacagcagcaacaacaacaacggcctgtcgtcctcggcgcgccTCAACTTCAAAGAATCCCTCTTCACCATCTTCATGCTCGCCTCAGGCCTGCAGGGCGGGCAGACGGGGCTGTTTGCGCTGACGCACccgcagcgcggcggggtGCACATGCTGCTGTTCGCGAGCGCGGTGCGGCTGGACGGGGCGCACGGCAGCGTGGTGCTGGacgcggcggtgctgccgctgaCCAAGGACctggtggccggcggcgagctggccgagttcctgctgctgctgcgcgcgctcgagTGCTGCTCGCTGACGGTCGACGACGCGGAGCTGCGCCTGTGGAAGCGCGCGCTgcccgcgctggccgagcgctGCCGCACGTGGCGGCACGACGAGGCTACGTGTGAGTATGTGCGGGCCGGGAAAGCGCCGGTCTcgctcgacgacggcgcccgcGTGCTCTGCAGCTGCGGCGAGGGCAAGCTGCCGGCCGATTTCATGCCGCTGCCGGAATGGGAGACGGTCGCGAAAAAGTACGCCACGCGCGTGGCCATCAGCCCCGTGTATGCGTCGGTgctggtcgaggagctgATTGACCCCGCGCTGGCGAGGGCGGTGGCGACGGGCGAGGCGctgggcgacggcagcggggATGTGATGAAGGCTTGCAGGAACTGCGGCAAGACGGAGGAGCAGGACGGGGTCAGGCTGAAGAGGTGCTTGCGGTGTCTCGAGGTGGCGTATTGCTCGAATGTGTGCCAGAAGCTGGACTGGAAGAAGCACCGGATGGAGTGCGAGGAAGCAGAAGTTTACGTCCATGGAAACAAGTGA